One part of the Candidatus Methylomirabilota bacterium genome encodes these proteins:
- a CDS encoding mechanosensitive ion channel family protein — protein MSGLAEGVAELVGRLTHLEGPGVAVLARLVAVALILLLAFATYRILGHVVDRVLRRAAGADEPGRVQRVQTLAPLLNNLALYALSFVVAIVVLQEVGVDVRALAVSAGVLGLAVGFGAQSLIKDVITGFFILFEGLVKVGDVIEVGGHTGVVEAIGLRVTKLRLFNGAQRIVPNGDLTQFANYNRGWARAVVDVGVTYDTNVRRALEVLERVGREWAAETGLGLDAPLAQGIVRFGETEVGLRLSVKVAPPERGDAESDLRRRIKEAFDRDGLELAAPQRAIYLKPQEARA, from the coding sequence ATGAGCGGCCTGGCGGAAGGCGTGGCCGAGCTGGTCGGGCGGCTCACGCACCTCGAAGGCCCGGGCGTCGCGGTACTGGCCCGGCTCGTGGCGGTCGCGCTGATCCTCCTCCTGGCCTTCGCGACCTACCGCATCCTCGGTCACGTGGTCGATCGCGTGCTGCGCCGGGCCGCGGGCGCCGATGAGCCGGGACGGGTCCAGCGTGTCCAGACGCTGGCCCCCCTCCTCAACAACCTCGCGCTCTACGCGCTGTCCTTCGTCGTCGCCATCGTCGTGCTCCAGGAAGTGGGCGTGGATGTCCGGGCCCTCGCCGTCTCGGCCGGCGTGCTCGGACTGGCCGTGGGCTTCGGCGCCCAGAGCCTCATCAAGGATGTGATCACGGGCTTCTTCATCCTCTTCGAGGGCCTCGTCAAGGTTGGCGACGTGATCGAAGTGGGAGGGCACACCGGCGTGGTCGAGGCCATCGGGCTTCGCGTCACCAAGCTGCGCCTCTTCAATGGCGCCCAGCGCATCGTGCCAAACGGGGATTTGACGCAATTCGCCAACTACAATAGGGGCTGGGCCCGCGCCGTCGTGGATGTCGGCGTCACCTACGACACCAATGTGCGACGGGCCCTGGAGGTCCTGGAGCGGGTCGGCCGTGAGTGGGCGGCCGAGACAGGGCTGGGACTCGACGCCCCGCTGGCTCAGGGTATCGTCCGCTTCGGCGAGACGGAGGTGGGACTGCGACTCTCGGTCAAGGTCGCTCCGCCCGAGCGCGGGGACGCGGAGTCCGACCTCCGACGCCGGATCAAGGAAGCTTTCGACCGCGATGGGCTTGAGCTGGCTGCTCCCCAGCGGGCCATCTACCTCAAGCCGCAGGAGGCACGGGCATGA
- the galU gene encoding UTP--glucose-1-phosphate uridylyltransferase GalU, producing MTRVRKAVFPAAGLGTRFLPATKAQPKEMLPLVDKPTIQYVVEEAVASGLDEIILVTGRNKRAIEDHFDAAFELEYYLQDRGKVEELAQIKTISEMASVSYVRQKEPLGLGHAILCARPLVGDEPFGVFLGDDIIVSRVPCMRQLLDVFERHQGPVLAVMRIPKEEIGRYGVIVPRGVGGGVFEVLDLVEKPEPKDAPSDLAIIGRYVLTPDLFPILADTPPDSRGEIQLTNGLRTLRGRRPIYAVEFEGRRHDTGEKLGFLKATVEFALSRPDLADAFRAYLKGLNLE from the coding sequence ATGACGCGGGTTCGCAAGGCCGTCTTCCCCGCCGCGGGCCTGGGCACCCGCTTCCTCCCCGCCACGAAGGCGCAGCCCAAGGAGATGCTGCCGCTCGTCGACAAGCCCACCATCCAGTACGTGGTGGAGGAGGCGGTCGCCTCCGGGCTCGACGAGATCATTCTCGTCACGGGGCGCAACAAGCGCGCCATCGAGGACCACTTCGACGCGGCCTTCGAGCTCGAGTACTACCTCCAGGACCGGGGCAAGGTCGAGGAGCTGGCCCAGATCAAGACCATTTCGGAGATGGCCTCCGTCTCCTACGTGCGGCAGAAGGAGCCGCTCGGGCTCGGTCACGCGATTCTTTGCGCCCGGCCTCTGGTGGGGGACGAGCCTTTTGGGGTCTTCCTCGGCGACGACATCATCGTCTCCCGGGTGCCGTGCATGCGGCAGCTCCTCGACGTCTTCGAGCGTCACCAGGGCCCCGTGCTGGCCGTCATGCGCATCCCCAAGGAAGAGATCGGCCGCTACGGCGTCATCGTGCCCCGAGGCGTGGGGGGCGGCGTCTTCGAGGTGCTGGATCTCGTCGAGAAGCCGGAGCCCAAGGACGCTCCGTCAGACCTGGCCATCATCGGCCGCTATGTGCTCACGCCGGATCTCTTTCCTATCCTGGCCGACACGCCTCCCGACTCGCGCGGAGAGATACAGCTGACCAACGGGCTCAGGACACTCCGGGGCCGCCGGCCGATCTATGCCGTCGAGTTCGAGGGACGGCGCCACGACACGGGAGAAAAACTCGGTTTCCTCAAGGCCACCGTCGAGTTCGCGCTCTCCCGGCCTGATCTGGCCGATGCGTTCCGCGCCTACCTCAAGGGCCTGAACCTGGAGTAG